GCGTTCTGCAAGAGGGACGCCACCCTGGATGAGGCGGGTAAGCGACTGATGAAGGTTAAGAAGAAATAGGAAATTTGTAATCTTGAACTTGTAATTGGTAATTTCTCTCTATGCCCTATCTGTTGAAAACCGAACCGTCGGAGTATTCCTTCGACGACCTGGTGCGCGACAAGAAGACGTTGTGGGACGGCGTAACCAACCCCGTGGCGCTGAAGAATCTGCGCGCCATGCAGCCCGGCGAGAAGCTGGTGATCTACCACACCGGCGACGAGAAGCGCGCGGTGGGCACGGCGTCGGTGGTCAAAGTCGATGCCAGCGATCCGAAAGCGCCCCAGGTGATCCTGGAAGCGGGGCACGCCCTCAAAACGCCGGTGACGCTCGCCGAGGTCAAGGCGAATCGCCTGTTCGCCGATTCGCCGCTGGTGCGCCAGGGCCGTTTGTCGGTGGTTCCACTCAGCGACGCGCAGTACAGGTTCCTGACGGGAGGAAAGTGATGCGCCTACGCTGCTTCGCTGTTTTCCTGTTGCTGGCAGGCGCCGCCGTGTTGGCCG
Above is a genomic segment from Terriglobales bacterium containing:
- a CDS encoding EVE domain-containing protein, with the translated sequence MPYLLKTEPSEYSFDDLVRDKKTLWDGVTNPVALKNLRAMQPGEKLVIYHTGDEKRAVGTASVVKVDASDPKAPQVILEAGHALKTPVTLAEVKANRLFADSPLVRQGRLSVVPLSDAQYRFLTGGK